CGCCTGCAGACGCTCGATGAGGCGTATCTGGGCCTGCTGGCGTCTGCTGCGCATCCTCGGCCACATCCTGGCCGGTTTGTGGATTGCCGCCGTGCGCCTGCCGCGCCTGCAGCCGTCCCAGCAAAGCGCCCGGGTTCAGGTCTGGGCGCTGGCATTCCTGGGGCATGCCGGCATCACGCTGGAAATTCGCGGGCAGCCGCCCATCACCGGGCCGGTGCTGCTGGTGTCCAACCACATTTCCTGGCTCGACATTCCGGTCATGCATGCGGCGCGCCACTGTTGCTTTGTCTCCAAATCCGATGTGAAGGACTGGCCGCTCATTGGTACGCTGGCGACGGCGGCGGGAACGCTGTACATCGAGCGCAGTTCGCGGCGCGATGCCTTGCGGATGGTGCATCTCATGCAGGAAGCGCTCAAGGCCAATGAGGTGCTGGCGGTGTTTCCCGAGGGAACCACCGGCGATGGGCGGGGGGTGCTGCCTTTTCATGCCAACTTGCTGCAGGCTGCCATATCGGCCAATGCCCCAGTCCAGCCGGTCGGCCTGCGTTTTGTGGACAAGGCCAGCGGCGAAACCAGCTACGCGCCCAGTTACATCGGCGACGAAACACTGCTCGGCTCCATCTGGCGCACCCTTTGTGCGCCGCCGATTGTGGCCGTGGTGCATTACGGCGAACCCGAAGGGGCCGATGGCCGCGACCGCCGCGCCTGGACCCAGCATTTGCGCAGCACGGTGGACGTTCTGCGTCAAAGTTGAGGCAGCCAAGACTATCCACCGGACGGCATCCTTTTTTGACGGCAGCCGGTCAGGCGCTGGCCGTCTGG
This DNA window, taken from Polaromonas hydrogenivorans, encodes the following:
- a CDS encoding lysophospholipid acyltransferase family protein, whose translation is MRRIWACWRLLRILGHILAGLWIAAVRLPRLQPSQQSARVQVWALAFLGHAGITLEIRGQPPITGPVLLVSNHISWLDIPVMHAARHCCFVSKSDVKDWPLIGTLATAAGTLYIERSSRRDALRMVHLMQEALKANEVLAVFPEGTTGDGRGVLPFHANLLQAAISANAPVQPVGLRFVDKASGETSYAPSYIGDETLLGSIWRTLCAPPIVAVVHYGEPEGADGRDRRAWTQHLRSTVDVLRQS